Proteins encoded within one genomic window of Pedosphaera parvula Ellin514:
- the cimA gene encoding citramalate synthase, which yields MKKEVADLGGAVVHDLACHATGGERKELSSGKVEIRVNSSKNCNTDAGSGMERSEMEGNPIEGGSLQSLCIPGNFTVDIPFPIEGNFMKPEVEIYDTTLRDGSQGEGINFSVMDKLRIAEKLDQFGVHYIEGGWPGSNPKDIEFFAEAKRKKFKKARLAAFGSTRRKGVPVEQDDQVRLLLEAETPVVTIYGKTWLMHVKEVLRTTPEENLGMIADTIRYLKDNGKFVIYDAEHCFDGYKSDAEYAIATWHAAEKAGVDILTLCDTNGGCLPTEVAEITRVARSKVNVKIGIHTHDDIGLGVANALASLNAGATHVQGTINGYGERTGNCNLTSVIPTVAFKMKKSCVPKASLPKLKELSQFVDEIANLRHNPRQPWVGSAAFSHKGGTHVNAVQKLASSYEHIDPASVGNNRTVLISDLAGRSNIVMKAQELGFKINNETPELKLILNRIKELEHKGYEFEAAEGSLALLIQKLLKHEEPPFKVEGYETTVRRDRSISVCQAMIKVLVKGEAAHTVAEGDGPVNALDSALRQALARFYPQVKKIQLTDYKVRILDSGSGTSAKTRVFIESTNGKDEWGTVGVSDNIIEASLGALVDSMEYGLLKK from the coding sequence ATGAAAAAAGAAGTCGCAGATTTAGGTGGGGCGGTGGTGCACGACCTGGCCTGCCATGCAACCGGAGGGGAGCGAAAGGAGTTATCCTCCGGCAAAGTGGAAATTCGAGTTAATTCGAGTAAAAATTGCAACACAGATGCCGGGTCAGGCATGGAAAGGAGTGAAATGGAAGGCAATCCAATCGAAGGCGGGAGTTTACAATCTCTTTGCATCCCAGGGAATTTTACCGTAGATATTCCCTTCCCCATTGAGGGGAATTTTATGAAACCCGAAGTCGAAATATATGATACGACCCTGCGCGATGGAAGTCAGGGCGAAGGCATCAATTTCTCGGTGATGGACAAGTTGCGGATTGCCGAGAAGCTCGACCAATTCGGGGTTCATTATATTGAAGGGGGCTGGCCGGGATCGAATCCGAAGGACATCGAGTTTTTTGCGGAGGCCAAGCGGAAGAAATTCAAGAAAGCACGATTGGCAGCGTTCGGTTCGACACGGCGCAAGGGTGTGCCAGTGGAACAGGATGACCAGGTGCGGTTGTTGCTGGAAGCTGAGACGCCGGTGGTGACGATTTACGGGAAGACGTGGTTGATGCACGTGAAGGAAGTGTTGCGCACGACTCCGGAAGAAAATCTGGGGATGATTGCCGACACAATCCGTTACCTTAAGGACAACGGAAAGTTCGTAATTTACGACGCGGAGCATTGCTTCGACGGTTACAAGAGTGATGCGGAGTATGCCATCGCAACGTGGCACGCGGCGGAAAAAGCGGGCGTGGATATTTTGACGTTGTGCGATACCAACGGCGGTTGTCTGCCGACCGAAGTTGCGGAGATCACGCGCGTGGCCAGGAGCAAGGTGAATGTGAAGATCGGCATTCACACACACGATGACATTGGGCTGGGTGTGGCAAATGCTTTGGCTTCGCTCAATGCGGGCGCCACGCATGTGCAAGGCACGATCAATGGCTATGGGGAACGAACCGGCAATTGCAATTTGACGAGCGTGATACCAACAGTTGCGTTCAAGATGAAGAAGAGTTGCGTGCCGAAGGCTTCGCTGCCCAAGCTGAAGGAGCTTTCACAGTTCGTGGATGAAATCGCCAACTTGCGCCACAATCCGCGCCAACCATGGGTCGGTTCGGCGGCGTTCTCGCATAAAGGCGGCACGCATGTCAATGCAGTGCAAAAACTGGCTTCGAGCTACGAGCATATTGATCCGGCATCCGTGGGAAATAATCGCACCGTGTTGATCAGTGACCTGGCGGGACGCAGCAACATTGTCATGAAAGCCCAGGAGCTGGGTTTCAAGATCAATAACGAGACGCCGGAGTTGAAGCTGATTTTGAATCGCATCAAGGAACTGGAGCATAAAGGTTATGAGTTCGAAGCGGCGGAAGGATCCCTTGCCCTGCTCATCCAGAAGCTTTTGAAACACGAGGAACCGCCATTTAAAGTTGAGGGCTACGAAACGACGGTACGACGCGATCGATCGATCTCGGTTTGTCAGGCGATGATCAAGGTATTGGTAAAAGGTGAGGCAGCGCATACGGTTGCCGAAGGGGATGGTCCGGTGAATGCACTGGACTCGGCATTGCGCCAGGCATTGGCACGGTTTTATCCGCAGGTGAAGAAAATCCAATTAACGGATTATAAAGTTCGTATTCTGGATTCAGGCAGCGGCACGAGCGCGAAGACGCGTGTTTTCATTGAGTCCACCAATGGCAAGGATGAATGGGGTACGGTCGGTGTGAGTGATAATATTATTGAAGCGAGCCTCGGGGCATTGGTGGATAGTATGGAGTATGGGTTGTTGAAGAAATGA
- a CDS encoding GxxExxY protein, whose product MDTNKLLSKEEVFQIVGCALEVLNEIGPGFHEKIYENSLSVEFKVRHIAFDQQRRFEILYKSQHVGEFIPDLIAFGSVIVDTKVIASIGELERGQMLNHLRITGLRVGVIINFKRAKLEWERLVL is encoded by the coding sequence ATGGACACGAATAAATTACTTTCGAAGGAGGAAGTGTTCCAGATCGTGGGTTGTGCCCTTGAAGTGCTGAATGAAATTGGGCCTGGATTCCATGAAAAGATCTATGAGAACTCATTATCGGTTGAGTTTAAGGTTCGCCACATTGCGTTCGATCAGCAGCGGAGATTTGAGATACTTTACAAAAGCCAACATGTTGGTGAGTTCATTCCAGACCTGATTGCATTCGGTTCTGTCATAGTTGATACCAAGGTCATTGCAAGCATTGGAGAACTGGAGCGCGGCCAGATGCTCAATCATCTTCGAATTACCGGTTTGAGAGTTGGGGTTATAATAAACTTCAAACGCGCAAAGCTTGAATGGGAGCGTTTGGTATTGTGA
- a CDS encoding valine--tRNA ligase, producing the protein MSEISKAYEPQAVETKWYQFWQDNKLFVADPASKKPAYSIVIPPPNVTGILHLGHVLNNTIQDILSRKARMEGKEVLWLPGTDHAGIATQTMVERKIKKEEGLKRYDLGREKFLERVWEWKEKHGGIIISQLKKLGCSCDWSRERFTMDPEYSRRVAETFVDLYNKGLIYKGKRMVNWCPVSLTALSDEEVIMKEQNGLLYYFKVEIAEHPGTFLTIATTRPETIPGDTAVAVNPKDPRYAKYIGKHVIRPLPAELPHVDKWIPIVGDDHVDFEFGTGVLKVTPAHDKADFEIGQRHELAVIEVINPDGSMNQAAGKDLAGMDRFAARKAAAEKLKELGSYDKDEPYKNNVGYSERADVPIEPRLSEQWFLKYPSTQPAREVASSGEMRFFPERWGKVYDHWMQNIQDWCISRQLWWGHQIPVWYRGHEVKCQVDSPGADWKQDPDVLDTWFSSWLWPFATMDEATKAKFYPTSVLVTGPDIIFFWVARMIMAGFEYTGKKPFSDVYLTGIIRDKQGRKLSKTLGNSPDPLELIGKYGADGLRFGIMRSAPLGQDVLFDEKDVELGRNFCNKLWNACRFRQMQDGEVQGEINPSKLTGDDKWILLRLNTAIEELNTSLAEYKFSEATQTLYRFFWSEYCDWYVEASKAVLHGTDEAAKANTLAVLDFVLSHTLRLFHPFVPFITEELWHDMGYSSEMPEDQGGKSIMFAPWPKALDQDFRDHYGLDDCYLEFTNKKYEFVTEGRNLRREGNIQSSKRVKFVLKPANDILPHDVAVLKILLNADPLEVDPNYQPKKGTPTTRSEIGELYLPLEGHIDIEAEKARLQKEVEKIDGEILKVEQKLANPSFAQKVPPAVLEEHQKRLIDWKAKKQHVQASLDALSS; encoded by the coding sequence ATGTCCGAGATTTCAAAAGCATACGAACCGCAAGCGGTTGAAACGAAGTGGTATCAATTCTGGCAGGATAACAAGCTCTTCGTGGCTGATCCTGCTTCAAAGAAGCCAGCCTATTCGATTGTCATTCCCCCGCCGAACGTCACGGGGATTCTCCATCTCGGCCATGTATTGAATAATACCATCCAGGACATTCTTTCGCGCAAGGCGCGCATGGAAGGCAAGGAAGTGCTCTGGTTGCCTGGCACCGATCACGCTGGCATCGCCACGCAGACGATGGTGGAAAGGAAGATCAAGAAGGAAGAGGGTTTGAAACGATATGACCTGGGGCGGGAAAAATTCCTTGAACGGGTTTGGGAATGGAAAGAGAAGCATGGCGGCATCATTATTTCGCAGCTCAAGAAATTGGGCTGTTCCTGCGATTGGTCGCGCGAGCGGTTCACGATGGACCCGGAATATTCGCGGCGCGTGGCAGAAACTTTTGTAGATCTCTATAACAAGGGGCTTATTTATAAAGGCAAGCGGATGGTGAATTGGTGCCCAGTTTCGCTCACGGCGCTGTCGGATGAGGAAGTGATCATGAAGGAGCAAAATGGTTTGCTCTATTATTTCAAAGTGGAAATCGCCGAGCATCCAGGAACCTTCCTGACCATTGCCACCACCCGTCCGGAAACGATTCCGGGTGATACGGCAGTCGCAGTGAATCCGAAAGACCCACGGTACGCGAAATACATCGGCAAGCATGTGATTCGTCCCCTGCCCGCTGAGTTGCCGCACGTGGACAAATGGATTCCGATCGTCGGTGACGACCATGTGGATTTTGAGTTTGGAACCGGTGTGTTGAAAGTAACCCCGGCGCATGACAAGGCGGACTTCGAGATCGGCCAGCGACATGAGTTGGCGGTAATTGAAGTTATTAATCCTGATGGTTCGATGAACCAGGCTGCAGGCAAAGACCTCGCTGGCATGGACCGTTTTGCCGCCCGCAAAGCCGCAGCAGAAAAACTGAAGGAACTTGGCAGCTACGACAAGGATGAGCCGTACAAGAACAATGTAGGCTACAGCGAACGTGCGGATGTACCGATTGAACCGCGTTTGTCCGAGCAATGGTTCCTGAAGTATCCGAGCACACAACCAGCCCGTGAAGTTGCCAGCAGTGGGGAGATGCGATTTTTCCCTGAGCGTTGGGGCAAGGTGTACGACCATTGGATGCAAAACATCCAGGATTGGTGCATCAGCCGCCAGCTTTGGTGGGGACATCAAATTCCGGTTTGGTACCGCGGCCACGAAGTGAAGTGTCAGGTGGACTCACCGGGGGCTGATTGGAAGCAGGATCCAGATGTGTTGGATACGTGGTTTTCATCCTGGCTATGGCCGTTTGCGACGATGGATGAAGCGACGAAGGCGAAGTTTTATCCAACCAGCGTGTTGGTTACTGGACCTGACATCATCTTTTTCTGGGTGGCCCGCATGATCATGGCTGGTTTTGAATACACCGGCAAGAAGCCATTCAGCGACGTGTATTTAACTGGTATTATTCGGGATAAGCAGGGGCGCAAGTTGTCGAAGACCTTGGGAAACTCGCCAGACCCGTTGGAACTCATCGGCAAGTATGGGGCAGACGGATTGCGATTTGGCATCATGCGTTCAGCGCCGCTGGGTCAGGACGTACTATTCGATGAAAAGGATGTCGAACTGGGACGCAATTTTTGCAACAAGCTTTGGAACGCATGCCGTTTTCGTCAGATGCAGGATGGCGAAGTTCAGGGTGAAATTAATCCCAGCAAACTTACTGGTGACGATAAATGGATTTTACTGCGGCTGAATACGGCGATCGAAGAGCTCAACACCTCACTGGCGGAATACAAATTCAGTGAGGCGACACAAACACTCTATCGTTTTTTCTGGAGCGAGTATTGCGATTGGTATGTGGAGGCGAGCAAGGCGGTATTGCATGGCACAGATGAAGCGGCTAAGGCCAACACGCTTGCTGTTCTTGATTTCGTGTTATCGCACACGTTGCGTTTGTTTCATCCGTTCGTGCCTTTCATCACGGAAGAGCTTTGGCACGACATGGGTTATTCCTCCGAAATGCCGGAAGATCAGGGGGGCAAGAGCATTATGTTCGCACCGTGGCCCAAGGCTTTGGACCAGGACTTTCGCGATCATTATGGCCTCGACGATTGCTATCTGGAGTTCACAAATAAAAAGTATGAGTTTGTGACCGAAGGACGCAATCTGCGTCGTGAAGGAAATATACAGTCGAGCAAGCGGGTAAAATTCGTGCTCAAGCCGGCCAATGACATACTTCCCCATGATGTTGCGGTTCTCAAAATTCTTCTGAATGCCGACCCGCTCGAAGTCGATCCCAACTATCAGCCGAAGAAGGGCACTCCAACCACGCGCTCAGAAATCGGTGAATTGTACCTGCCGCTCGAAGGTCACATTGACATCGAGGCGGAAAAGGCGCGCCTGCAAAAAGAGGTTGAGAAGATCGATGGAGAAATCCTGAAGGTTGAGCAGAAGCTTGCCAACCCATCTTTCGCACAGAAGGTGCCACCAGCGGTACTTGAAGAACACCAGAAGCGACTGATAGACTGGAAAGCGAAGAAGCAGCATGTGCAGGCGTCGCTCGACGCCCTATCAAGTTAA
- a CDS encoding transglutaminase-like domain-containing protein: MKTMLILGLSCTGLIFNSVAQPGTSLVLNSMAQNSIINEASKLEEKGQFKAAAQVLSGAIESKKYSGAELKKLEFDLDRLDRIKKDYPYTQDGLFSDLQGAVKDLTEYEYEKWVKGGWFDSRDIDGTTYFVESSVSNLFFRHPELDNRRTNPKDQARINLRFLENCESIRNAAREAKTPYVLPKTFHVKMKVAAKADAAPAGEIIRAWVPIPRNYPFEKDFKLISSSLPPKNIDDENSPIRSVYFEKAAEKGKPTQFNIDYQFTAYGVWFDLKPDAIKPYDASNAEFKQFTSEAPHVVFTPEIKALSAKIVGNETNPMLKAKKIYDYLSDTLHYSYAREYSTLRNISDYCRSNGYGDCGQQALLFITLCRYNGVPARWQTGWNMFPGDVTNHDWSEIYLAPYGWVPVDQYMGNYAMTYATSVSKEKREELRDFYFGGLTQYRMVANSDHSQELRPAKKTMRSDDVDFQRGELEYGDKNLYFGKFSYKFTYDEIPTPQLKLP, encoded by the coding sequence ATGAAAACAATGCTCATTCTCGGTCTCAGTTGCACCGGGTTGATTTTTAATTCCGTGGCTCAACCCGGCACCAGCTTGGTTTTAAATTCAATGGCTCAAAACAGCATCATCAACGAGGCTTCCAAATTGGAGGAGAAGGGACAATTTAAGGCCGCCGCGCAGGTGTTAAGTGGCGCCATTGAATCAAAGAAGTATTCCGGCGCAGAGTTGAAGAAGCTTGAGTTTGACCTCGATCGTTTGGACCGCATCAAAAAGGATTATCCTTATACGCAGGATGGTTTGTTCTCGGATTTGCAAGGCGCAGTCAAGGATTTGACCGAGTATGAATATGAAAAGTGGGTTAAGGGCGGATGGTTCGATTCACGCGACATAGACGGCACCACGTATTTCGTAGAATCAAGTGTCAGCAATCTTTTCTTTCGTCATCCGGAACTGGACAATCGCCGGACTAATCCGAAAGACCAGGCACGAATCAATTTGAGATTTTTAGAGAATTGCGAGTCCATTCGGAATGCGGCCCGGGAAGCCAAAACTCCTTACGTTCTGCCCAAGACTTTTCATGTTAAAATGAAGGTGGCTGCAAAAGCGGATGCGGCTCCGGCAGGAGAGATCATTCGGGCCTGGGTGCCTATCCCAAGGAACTATCCTTTTGAAAAGGATTTCAAGTTAATCTCTTCCTCCCTGCCTCCAAAAAATATCGATGACGAAAACAGCCCCATTCGATCCGTTTATTTTGAAAAGGCGGCTGAGAAGGGGAAACCGACGCAATTCAATATCGATTATCAGTTTACCGCTTACGGCGTTTGGTTTGATTTAAAGCCGGACGCAATCAAGCCTTACGATGCGAGCAATGCGGAGTTCAAGCAATTTACCAGTGAAGCGCCGCACGTGGTTTTCACACCTGAAATCAAGGCGCTTTCAGCAAAGATCGTGGGGAATGAGACCAATCCCATGCTGAAGGCAAAAAAGATTTACGATTATCTCTCGGACACTTTGCATTACAGCTACGCGCGGGAGTACTCAACCTTGCGAAACATCAGCGACTACTGCCGCAGCAACGGTTACGGGGACTGTGGCCAGCAGGCATTATTATTCATCACGCTCTGCCGCTACAATGGGGTTCCGGCCCGCTGGCAGACCGGTTGGAACATGTTTCCGGGTGACGTTACCAATCATGATTGGTCGGAAATTTATCTCGCTCCCTACGGTTGGGTCCCCGTCGATCAATACATGGGCAATTATGCAATGACCTATGCCACCAGCGTGTCCAAGGAAAAAAGGGAGGAATTGCGGGACTTTTATTTTGGCGGATTAACGCAGTATAGAATGGTGGCCAACAGCGACCATAGCCAGGAACTGCGTCCGGCAAAGAAAACCATGCGTTCTGATGATGTGGATTTCCAACGAGGTGAGTTGGAATACGGAGACAAGAATCTCTACTTCGGCAAATTCAGCTACAAATTCACTTACGACGAAATTCCCACTCCTCAACTAAAACTTCCATGA
- a CDS encoding inositol monophosphatase family protein, with amino-acid sequence MTLAEHKKALACAVKAARLVGRLMRQNLHIDKKVNSATAHDIKLELDVRSQKLIEKTLLQSFPKVAVLGEEGVSGDQSADSRWVVDPIDGTVNFSYEIPHACVSIALQTKDKTSGEYVTVVGVVYDPFCDELWTAIRGQPSKLNGKVIHVSDRKALKDCIVSIGFAKSRSNLERTLPYFNVLVRRVRKIRLMGAAALAMTYVASGRFDAYFEQGIKLWDIAAGGLILECAGGEFWNEPVDSQHTYRLVANNGYLRKKLQSLK; translated from the coding sequence ATGACATTGGCGGAACACAAAAAAGCACTGGCTTGCGCTGTCAAAGCTGCCCGACTGGTCGGCAGGCTGATGCGGCAGAATCTGCATATTGATAAGAAAGTCAACTCGGCCACGGCCCATGACATTAAACTGGAACTTGATGTCAGATCACAAAAGTTGATCGAGAAAACTCTTCTCCAAAGCTTTCCCAAGGTGGCAGTGCTTGGTGAGGAAGGGGTTTCGGGCGATCAGAGTGCCGATTCACGGTGGGTGGTAGATCCCATCGATGGGACGGTTAATTTCTCATATGAGATTCCGCACGCCTGTGTTTCCATCGCATTGCAGACGAAGGATAAAACCAGCGGCGAATATGTGACTGTCGTTGGCGTGGTGTACGATCCTTTTTGCGACGAACTTTGGACGGCAATTCGCGGGCAGCCTTCCAAATTGAATGGCAAGGTCATTCATGTCAGCGACCGAAAAGCCTTGAAGGATTGCATTGTGTCCATTGGGTTTGCCAAATCCCGGTCGAATTTGGAACGCACCCTGCCCTATTTTAACGTGCTGGTGCGGCGTGTTCGGAAGATACGACTGATGGGCGCTGCGGCTTTGGCCATGACCTACGTGGCATCCGGTCGTTTTGATGCCTATTTCGAGCAGGGCATCAAGCTTTGGGACATCGCAGCCGGCGGGTTAATCCTGGAATGTGCCGGGGGCGAATTCTGGAACGAGCCAGTTGATAGCCAACACACTTATCGTCTGGTCGCGAACAACGGCTATCTTCGCAAGAAACTGCAGTCTCTGAAATAA
- a CDS encoding non-canonical purine NTP pyrophosphatase, translating into MTTLLIATRNAHKVEEIRAILTDRFRYLTLKDFSGAPAVKEDADTFQGNATLKAVKLAEWVAREQPGEFLSAGSNFFVLADDSGLEVDALNGAPGVHSARFAALDKQLEGNSSDADNNAKLLRLLKDVPPGKRSARFRCVIALTPVFQLSAAGSSPVCDANEFELQTQIFDGACEGSISTKPSGLGGFGYDPLFVPNGYQQSFAELGEVTKNQLSHRAKALAKLRQRLDSMSAV; encoded by the coding sequence ATGACGACTCTGTTGATCGCTACTCGCAATGCACACAAGGTGGAAGAAATCCGTGCCATTCTTACTGATCGTTTTCGATATCTTACGTTAAAGGATTTTTCTGGCGCTCCGGCCGTTAAGGAAGATGCGGATACCTTCCAGGGAAATGCCACGTTGAAAGCGGTCAAACTTGCTGAGTGGGTCGCCAGGGAACAACCCGGGGAATTCTTATCTGCTGGCTCAAACTTCTTTGTTTTAGCCGACGACTCCGGTTTGGAAGTCGATGCGCTCAATGGCGCTCCGGGAGTGCATTCAGCCCGTTTCGCAGCGTTGGATAAACAGCTTGAAGGCAATTCTTCTGACGCTGATAACAATGCCAAGCTGCTCCGTCTGTTAAAGGACGTTCCACCCGGGAAACGTTCTGCACGGTTTCGTTGCGTCATCGCTCTGACTCCAGTTTTTCAACTCTCCGCAGCCGGTTCCTCCCCCGTCTGCGATGCAAATGAATTTGAATTGCAAACTCAAATCTTTGATGGTGCATGCGAAGGCAGCATCAGCACAAAGCCCAGTGGCCTGGGGGGCTTCGGTTACGACCCGCTTTTTGTCCCAAATGGCTATCAACAAAGCTTTGCTGAATTGGGCGAAGTGACGAAAAATCAGCTCAGTCATCGGGCCAAGGCACTCGCCAAATTACGCCAACGGTTGGATTCAATGTCCGCCGTATAG